A region from the Tahibacter amnicola genome encodes:
- the aroK gene encoding shikimate kinase AroK, with protein MNPAPNLFLVGPMGAGKTTIGRRVAEHLHLPFHDLDQIIEEETGATIPLIFELEGEPGFRRREHDCLAAMTGRQGIVLATGGGAVLDPANRQLLATRGFVVWLETSVEQQLSRLARDKKRPLLAAPDRRERLEQMAQVRNPLYQEVSDMIMHSSCDRVPQVALELASQLERQWHRSTTVAA; from the coding sequence ATGAATCCCGCACCCAATCTTTTCCTGGTCGGCCCCATGGGTGCCGGCAAGACCACCATCGGACGGCGCGTGGCCGAGCATCTGCACCTGCCCTTCCATGACCTGGACCAGATCATCGAAGAAGAAACCGGCGCGACTATCCCGCTGATCTTTGAACTGGAAGGCGAGCCCGGATTCCGCCGCCGCGAACACGACTGCCTCGCTGCGATGACCGGGCGGCAGGGCATCGTCCTTGCCACCGGCGGCGGTGCGGTACTCGACCCGGCCAACCGGCAGTTGCTCGCCACCCGCGGCTTCGTGGTGTGGCTGGAAACCAGCGTGGAACAGCAGCTGTCGCGCCTGGCACGCGACAAGAAGCGTCCGCTGCTGGCGGCACCCGACCGGCGCGAACGCCTGGAGCAGATGGCCCAGGTGCGAAACCCGCTTTACCAGGAAGTCTCGGACATGATCATGCACTCCTCCTGCGACCGCGTCCCGCAGGTCGCGCTGGAGCTGGCCAGCCAGCTGGAACGCCAGTGGCACCGCTCCACGACGGTGGCCGCCTGA
- the xrtH gene encoding exosortase H, whose protein sequence is MYRFLLIFVLSLLVFFTLDVLVPVEKAVIDPFNAVLAWISAHVISLFGGDAVSYGKQILSAGTGLAVSIERVCNGIEAVLVLVSAMIAFPTSWKHKVIGILIGTVAIQSLNVVRIISLYYLHQWDKTWFEWFHLYIWQALIVLDALVVFLVWLRYLPRPAPPSPPRELQAAV, encoded by the coding sequence ATGTACCGATTTCTGCTGATCTTCGTCCTGTCGCTGTTGGTCTTCTTCACGCTCGATGTGCTGGTGCCGGTGGAGAAGGCGGTCATCGATCCGTTCAACGCCGTACTGGCGTGGATTTCCGCCCATGTCATCAGCCTTTTCGGTGGCGATGCGGTTTCCTATGGAAAGCAGATCCTGTCGGCCGGCACGGGCCTGGCGGTGAGCATCGAGCGTGTCTGCAACGGCATCGAGGCGGTGCTGGTGCTGGTGTCGGCCATGATTGCCTTCCCGACATCCTGGAAGCACAAGGTGATCGGTATTCTGATCGGAACGGTGGCGATCCAGTCGCTCAACGTGGTCCGCATCATCAGCCTTTACTACCTGCACCAGTGGGATAAGACCTGGTTTGAATGGTTCCACCTGTATATCTGGCAGGCGCTGATCGTGCTCGATGCCCTGGTGGTGTTCCTGGTGTGGCTGCGCTACCTGCCGCGCCCGGCACCGCCCTCGCCGCCGCGTGAATTGCAGGCGGCCGTGTGA
- a CDS encoding SDR family oxidoreductase, giving the protein MTGPGAVLIAGCGDVGGRLGAVLAASGVPVYGLRRSETPLPEGVRPLRADLADPATLAGLPRDIRRVVFLPTPGARDEAAYRRTFGEGLRNLVSHLDGAGGVDRLVFVSSSAVYGEHGGAWVDETAVCLPLAFNGAVLLESERWLLRNLPQAVVARCSGIYGPGRTRLVDQVANGTATLPAGEAEFTNRIHVDDVAGALAHLLTVASVQPCYNLSDHAPATLAEVYGFIADQLHLPPLRVGTTAPDRAVGNKRLSNRRLCDSGYVFRHPDYRSGYGALVSAMRR; this is encoded by the coding sequence GTGACCGGGCCCGGCGCTGTACTGATTGCCGGTTGTGGGGATGTCGGCGGCCGCCTGGGCGCCGTGCTCGCCGCTTCCGGCGTGCCGGTCTATGGCTTGCGTCGCAGCGAAACACCGTTGCCGGAAGGGGTGCGTCCGCTGCGCGCGGACCTTGCCGACCCGGCCACCCTCGCCGGCTTACCCCGCGACATCCGCCGCGTGGTCTTCCTGCCGACGCCGGGTGCCCGCGACGAGGCGGCGTACCGACGAACCTTCGGGGAAGGACTGCGCAATCTGGTGAGCCACCTGGACGGGGCGGGTGGCGTGGACCGGCTGGTCTTCGTGTCCTCGAGTGCGGTGTACGGTGAACACGGCGGGGCCTGGGTCGATGAAACCGCGGTCTGTCTGCCGCTGGCATTCAACGGTGCCGTATTGCTGGAGTCGGAACGGTGGCTGTTGCGGAACCTGCCGCAGGCGGTCGTCGCGCGCTGTTCAGGGATCTACGGGCCGGGGCGTACGCGCCTGGTTGACCAGGTCGCCAACGGTACTGCCACGCTGCCTGCCGGAGAAGCGGAATTTACCAATCGAATACATGTGGACGATGTCGCCGGCGCCCTGGCGCACCTGCTGACTGTGGCGTCCGTGCAGCCCTGCTACAACCTCAGTGACCACGCGCCGGCCACGCTGGCGGAGGTGTATGGGTTCATCGCCGACCAGCTGCACCTGCCACCGCTGCGCGTCGGGACGACAGCGCCCGATCGGGCCGTGGGCAACAAGCGGTTGTCCAACCGCCGCCTGTGCGACTCGGGCTATGTGTTCCGGCATCCCGACTATCGCAGCGGCTACGGTGCGCTGGTATCGGCGATGCGGCGCTAG
- a CDS encoding response regulator transcription factor, whose amino-acid sequence MSKHEVVIGFLEDDADQADLVSLWLERAGYTPRVFRSANEFRRRLGNEAVDLLLLDWMLPDATGLDVLAWIRSSANAELPVIFLTARSLDEDVVKGLESGGDDYVIKPPKQAELLARVAAVLRRRGVDTEGSAELALPPYHVDLQRRRVAIGGREIELTQREFDLATYLFRRQGRIVSRDALLENVWNMSAQVSTRTVDTHVSRLRKKLELGGEHGWRLTAVYQHGYRLEQA is encoded by the coding sequence ATGAGCAAACACGAGGTAGTCATCGGCTTTCTCGAGGACGATGCCGACCAGGCGGACTTGGTTTCGCTATGGCTCGAACGCGCAGGCTATACGCCCCGTGTATTCCGTAGCGCCAACGAATTCCGTCGTCGCCTGGGCAATGAGGCCGTCGACCTGCTCCTGCTGGACTGGATGCTGCCCGACGCAACCGGTCTTGATGTGCTCGCCTGGATCCGTTCCTCGGCCAACGCCGAGCTTCCCGTCATCTTCCTGACGGCCCGCTCCCTCGACGAAGACGTCGTGAAGGGACTGGAGAGCGGTGGCGACGACTACGTCATCAAGCCGCCCAAGCAGGCCGAGCTGCTGGCACGCGTCGCCGCGGTCCTGCGCCGACGGGGTGTCGACACGGAAGGCAGCGCCGAGCTGGCACTGCCGCCCTACCATGTGGACCTGCAGCGACGCCGCGTCGCCATCGGCGGCCGCGAAATCGAGCTGACCCAGCGCGAATTCGATCTGGCCACTTATCTGTTCCGGCGCCAGGGGCGCATCGTCAGCCGCGATGCCCTGCTTGAGAACGTGTGGAACATGAGCGCCCAGGTGTCAACGCGGACGGTCGATACCCACGTCAGCCGCTTGCGCAAGAAACTGGAACTCGGCGGCGAGCATGGCTGGCGCCTGACGGCCGTCTACCAGCACGGCTACCGGCTGGAACAGGCCTGA
- the pdxH gene encoding pyridoxamine 5'-phosphate oxidase yields MVLLDDVLAEFRTLMAEAERSGDPEPTAMNLASVDGDGRIHSRIVLLKGAGTDGFRFFTNYQSAKGTELVAHPQVALCLHWKSVREGIQVRIEGAAQKLPAADSDAYFATRPRGSQVGAWASLQSQTLPDRAEFEARIAQYERQFEGGEVPRPPHWGGYRVVPEMIEIWYGARFRLHERHRYERGEGGWTRRLLYP; encoded by the coding sequence ATGGTCCTGCTCGACGACGTACTCGCGGAGTTCCGCACCCTGATGGCCGAAGCCGAGCGCAGCGGCGACCCGGAGCCGACGGCGATGAACCTGGCCAGCGTGGATGGCGATGGTCGCATCCATTCGCGCATCGTGCTGCTCAAGGGCGCGGGGACCGACGGATTCCGCTTCTTTACCAACTACCAGAGCGCGAAGGGCACCGAACTGGTCGCGCATCCGCAGGTTGCCTTGTGCCTGCACTGGAAGTCGGTGCGCGAAGGTATTCAGGTGCGGATCGAAGGCGCGGCGCAGAAGTTGCCGGCGGCGGATTCGGACGCCTATTTCGCCACGCGTCCCCGTGGCAGCCAGGTCGGCGCCTGGGCGTCGCTGCAGTCGCAAACCCTGCCGGACCGCGCGGAATTCGAAGCCCGCATTGCACAGTACGAACGGCAGTTTGAAGGCGGCGAAGTGCCGCGCCCGCCACACTGGGGCGGTTATCGGGTAGTACCGGAGATGATCGAGATCTGGTACGGCGCACGTTTCCGCCTGCACGAGCGGCATCGCTACGAACGCGGCGAGGGTGGCTGGACCAGGCGGTTGCTCTATCCGTGA
- a CDS encoding secondary thiamine-phosphate synthase enzyme YjbQ: MTVHTRGRGLVDITAQLRDALDRSGLQAGLATVFVQHTSCSLIIGENADPTVQSDLERFFARLVVDGDPLFEHDAEGPDDMPAHIRSVLTGCSLGVPFHGGRYSLGTWQGVYLWEHRAEPHRRHVNVTLIGH; this comes from the coding sequence ATGACGGTGCATACCCGCGGGCGCGGCCTGGTCGACATCACCGCGCAGCTGCGCGATGCGCTGGACAGGTCGGGCCTGCAGGCCGGGCTCGCGACGGTCTTCGTCCAGCACACCAGCTGCTCGCTGATCATCGGTGAGAACGCCGATCCCACCGTCCAGTCCGACCTGGAACGCTTTTTCGCGCGCCTGGTCGTGGATGGCGATCCCCTGTTCGAACACGACGCGGAAGGGCCTGATGACATGCCGGCGCATATCCGTTCCGTACTGACCGGCTGCAGCCTCGGTGTGCCGTTCCACGGCGGCCGGTACAGCCTCGGTACGTGGCAGGGCGTCTACCTGTGGGAACACCGGGCCGAGCCGCACCGCCGGCATGTCAACGTGACCCTGATCGGTCACTGA
- a CDS encoding cobalamin-binding protein produces MYPSRIVCLTEEPTEVLYAIGEEDRIVGISGFTVRPARARKEKPKVSAFTSARISEILALEPDLVIGFSDIQADIARDLIKAGVEVWISNHRSVEGILGYIRRLGAMVGAADAAEDLACRAEAHLDQIRDAASRLPFRPKVYFEEWDDPLITGIRWVGELVRIAGGDDVFPELTEKSLARDRILADAGEVVRRAPDLILGSWCGKRFRPERVAARPGWDAIPAVQRGELFEIKSPLILQPGPAALFDGLDALHARIAACAHRDH; encoded by the coding sequence GTGTATCCCAGCCGCATCGTGTGTCTGACGGAAGAGCCGACGGAGGTGCTGTATGCGATCGGCGAGGAAGATCGCATCGTGGGCATCAGCGGTTTTACCGTGCGCCCGGCCCGGGCGCGCAAGGAGAAGCCGAAGGTGTCGGCTTTTACCAGTGCGCGCATCAGCGAGATCCTGGCGCTCGAGCCGGATCTGGTCATCGGGTTTTCCGATATCCAGGCAGACATCGCTCGCGACCTGATCAAGGCCGGCGTCGAGGTGTGGATCAGCAATCACCGGTCGGTCGAGGGCATCCTTGGCTACATCCGTCGCCTCGGTGCGATGGTGGGGGCCGCTGACGCGGCGGAAGACCTGGCCTGTCGCGCCGAAGCGCATCTGGATCAGATCCGGGATGCCGCGTCGCGCCTGCCGTTTCGTCCAAAAGTGTATTTCGAGGAGTGGGACGACCCGCTCATCACGGGGATCCGCTGGGTGGGCGAACTGGTCCGTATCGCCGGCGGCGACGATGTTTTTCCCGAGCTGACGGAAAAATCCCTCGCGCGAGACCGCATCCTGGCCGACGCTGGCGAAGTGGTGCGCCGGGCACCGGACCTGATCCTCGGATCCTGGTGCGGAAAGCGCTTCCGTCCCGAGCGCGTGGCAGCGCGTCCGGGCTGGGATGCCATCCCCGCCGTGCAGCGCGGCGAGCTGTTCGAGATCAAGTCGCCGCTGATTCTTCAGCCGGGGCCGGCCGCGTTGTTTGACGGCCTGGACGCCTTGCACGCGCGCATCGCCGCCTGCGCGCACCGCGACCACTGA
- a CDS encoding esterase/lipase family protein, translating to MKRSVFGRLFGVLLCFLVAFPVAAQSGYTQTRHPIVLVHGMLGFDSLLGVYEYWYGITPELRAGGATVYVASVSGVNSTEARGEQLIDELDHLRALHGHAKFNLIGHSHGGPTIRYVASVRPDLVVSVTTMGAPNKGSKVADGIEATLPPNSPLRPIVAGFMDALGGFLGWLSGNDDPQDALAALASLNTPGITAFNSLHGQGLPSSSCGKGALVAGGIRYYSFSGTSVLTNLFDASDAFFGASSLFFGFEANDGLVSRCSSHLGDVIRDDYAWNHLDEVNQMLGLRGLFSSNPVSVYRSHANRLKNAGL from the coding sequence ATGAAACGCTCCGTTTTCGGGCGTCTGTTCGGTGTTCTACTGTGTTTCCTGGTCGCGTTCCCTGTCGCGGCCCAGTCCGGCTATACGCAAACCCGCCACCCCATCGTGCTCGTGCACGGCATGCTCGGCTTCGACAGCCTGCTGGGCGTCTACGAATACTGGTACGGCATTACGCCGGAGTTGCGCGCTGGTGGGGCGACCGTCTACGTCGCCAGCGTTTCCGGGGTGAATTCGACCGAGGCGCGCGGCGAGCAGTTGATCGACGAACTCGATCACTTGCGTGCGCTGCATGGCCACGCCAAGTTCAACCTGATCGGTCACAGCCACGGTGGGCCTACCATCCGTTACGTGGCGTCGGTGCGGCCCGACCTGGTGGTTTCCGTCACGACCATGGGCGCGCCGAACAAGGGCAGCAAGGTGGCCGACGGTATCGAGGCAACCCTGCCGCCGAATTCGCCCTTGCGTCCCATCGTCGCCGGCTTCATGGACGCGCTCGGCGGTTTCCTCGGCTGGCTCTCGGGCAACGACGACCCGCAGGATGCGCTTGCGGCGCTGGCCTCGCTCAACACGCCGGGCATCACGGCTTTCAACAGCCTGCATGGCCAGGGGCTGCCGTCCTCCAGCTGCGGCAAGGGCGCCCTGGTCGCCGGTGGCATCCGCTACTACTCGTTCAGTGGCACGTCGGTGCTGACCAACCTCTTCGATGCGTCTGACGCCTTCTTTGGTGCCTCCAGCCTGTTCTTCGGCTTTGAAGCCAATGACGGACTGGTTTCGCGCTGCTCCAGCCACCTGGGCGATGTGATCCGGGACGACTACGCGTGGAACCACCTGGATGAGGTCAACCAGATGCTCGGACTGCGTGGCCTGTTCAGTTCCAATCCGGTCAGCGTGTATCGCTCGCACGCCAACCGTCTGAAGAACGCCGGCCTGTGA
- a CDS encoding lipase secretion chaperone: MSRRRGILVALAILGVAWLLPPEGSHRVALRSDAVADPPPREGAVRPREAARIPRPAEPTEADGIVADSMRGTQVDGVVTLDAAGRLVIDRGLRRLFDYFLARTGERTPAQIRGDLVAWLQQQPGLSSSVRAAVAALFDRYVGMQQAGLALPSTGDEAANLAAVKALRRAWFDEPTVRAWFGEEEAYADATLLRLAQRRHGVAGDERTFAGWDEAERAATDFHLAVSQSQMLKSRNVDPEQRHKERTELWGAVAADRLAVLDRQQLAWQSRLAAYATARDHLLARHDLADAQRQVQLDSLLARSFSEPEQRRVRSLAAAGMLPSGAGHDR, from the coding sequence GTGAGTCGGCGGCGAGGCATCCTGGTTGCGCTGGCCATACTGGGCGTGGCGTGGTTGCTGCCGCCGGAAGGATCGCACCGCGTCGCTCTCCGGAGCGACGCGGTTGCCGATCCGCCGCCGCGGGAAGGGGCAGTGCGTCCGCGTGAAGCCGCCCGGATTCCCAGGCCCGCTGAGCCAACGGAAGCAGACGGCATCGTGGCCGATTCGATGCGCGGAACCCAGGTCGATGGCGTGGTGACGCTCGACGCGGCCGGCCGGCTCGTCATTGACCGTGGCCTTCGGCGGCTCTTCGACTATTTCCTGGCGCGTACCGGTGAACGGACGCCCGCGCAGATCCGCGGTGACCTGGTTGCCTGGCTGCAGCAGCAACCGGGTTTGAGCAGCAGCGTTCGCGCCGCCGTGGCGGCACTGTTCGACCGCTATGTCGGCATGCAGCAGGCGGGACTGGCCTTGCCGTCCACCGGCGATGAAGCGGCGAACCTGGCAGCGGTCAAAGCCCTTCGCCGCGCCTGGTTTGACGAACCCACCGTTCGCGCCTGGTTCGGCGAGGAAGAGGCCTACGCCGACGCCACCCTGCTACGTCTGGCGCAGCGACGCCATGGTGTTGCCGGTGACGAACGCACGTTCGCCGGGTGGGATGAAGCGGAGCGCGCCGCGACGGATTTTCACCTGGCGGTTTCGCAAAGCCAGATGCTGAAGTCCCGGAACGTCGATCCCGAGCAGCGTCACAAGGAACGGACCGAGCTGTGGGGGGCGGTGGCAGCCGACCGGCTGGCGGTGCTGGATCGGCAGCAGCTGGCGTGGCAGTCGCGCCTGGCGGCCTACGCGACGGCGCGTGACCATCTGCTGGCGCGTCATGATCTTGCCGACGCGCAGCGGCAGGTCCAGCTGGACAGCCTGCTGGCGAGGTCATTCAGTGAACCGGAACAGCGGCGGGTGCGGTCGCTGGCGGCGGCCGGGATGCTGCCATCGGGCGCGGGCCACGATCGGTAG
- a CDS encoding phosphotransferase family protein yields the protein MSAPESLPLPALRAWMAHALPTLPAIDRARRLAGGQSNPTWLLEAGERRYVLRSKPGGRLLASAHAIDREFRVMGALVGSPVPVATPLAYCDDETVIGSAFYVMSHVPGEACWDPAVPDADVTVRHGMYAQALQTLVALANLDVDACGLSDYGRPGNYFARQITRWTEQYRASETESIAAMDALIQWLPTAAPDDATRAVLVHGDFRFDNLLWSPQGELLAVVDWELSTLGHPLADLGYFCMALRLPRNGVLPGLAGLSRSELGIAEEEALVSAFARATGHDPGNRWRFHLAFHFFRLAAIAQGVMKRALQGNAANPQALAAGRMTRLIAQMGADVAL from the coding sequence ATGAGCGCGCCCGAATCACTACCCCTGCCAGCGCTGCGTGCGTGGATGGCCCACGCCCTGCCGACGCTGCCGGCGATCGATCGGGCGCGTCGCCTTGCCGGCGGACAGTCCAACCCTACCTGGCTGCTCGAAGCCGGCGAACGGCGCTACGTTCTGCGAAGCAAGCCAGGCGGCCGCCTGCTGGCGTCAGCGCACGCGATCGATCGCGAGTTCCGTGTCATGGGCGCCCTCGTCGGCAGCCCGGTTCCGGTCGCAACACCGCTGGCCTATTGCGACGACGAAACCGTCATCGGCAGCGCGTTCTACGTGATGTCCCACGTGCCGGGCGAGGCCTGCTGGGATCCCGCCGTACCCGATGCCGACGTGACTGTCCGCCACGGTATGTACGCGCAGGCGTTGCAGACCCTGGTGGCACTGGCAAACCTGGATGTGGATGCGTGCGGTCTTTCGGACTACGGCAGGCCCGGCAACTATTTCGCGCGACAGATCACGCGATGGACCGAGCAGTACCGGGCGAGCGAAACGGAATCCATTGCGGCCATGGATGCGCTGATCCAGTGGCTTCCCACCGCCGCGCCCGATGACGCGACGCGCGCGGTACTGGTGCACGGCGATTTCCGCTTCGACAACCTGCTGTGGAGCCCGCAGGGCGAGCTGCTGGCCGTTGTCGACTGGGAGCTGTCGACACTCGGACACCCGCTGGCGGACCTGGGCTATTTCTGCATGGCGTTGCGCCTTCCGCGCAACGGCGTATTGCCCGGCCTCGCCGGGCTTTCGCGCAGCGAGCTGGGGATTGCCGAGGAAGAGGCCCTGGTCAGCGCATTTGCCCGCGCCACCGGACATGATCCCGGCAATCGCTGGCGCTTTCACCTGGCTTTTCACTTCTTCCGTCTCGCTGCCATTGCCCAGGGCGTGATGAAGCGCGCACTGCAGGGCAACGCGGCCAATCCACAGGCGCTGGCCGCCGGACGCATGACGCGCCTGATCGCGCAGATGGGTGCCGACGTCGCCCTCTGA
- a CDS encoding acyl-CoA dehydrogenase family protein translates to MTLSLASTTHAQDLLERVRRFVRDRIQPAEGAYFAHVADPARRWTIPDVIESLKSEARADGLWNLFLPGPDHGAGLNNRDYAPLAECMGRSPLAPEVFNCNAPDTGNMEVLMQYGSAEQQARWLEPLLDGRIRSAFAMTEPAVASSDATNIATRIVRDGDDYRVDGRKWWTTGAMDPRCAFFIVMGVTQPQAAPHERHSMILVPRDTPGVTLVRPLTVFGYDDAPHGHAEVLFDNVRVPAANLILGEGRGFEIAQGRLGPGRIHHCMRLIGLAQRALETLVDRAQTRIAFGKPLAAQGVVAQAVAESHCAIEQARLLTLSAAETLDRLGNKAARDAIGMIKIVAPRMACEVIDRAIQVHGAAGLSDDTFLAHAYAAARALRLADGPDEVHVAALARSLFKRGGRVPA, encoded by the coding sequence ATGACCCTTTCGCTGGCCAGCACCACCCACGCGCAGGACCTGCTTGAGCGCGTCCGGCGTTTCGTCCGTGACCGCATCCAACCGGCGGAAGGCGCGTATTTCGCGCACGTCGCCGATCCTGCCCGCCGCTGGACGATCCCCGATGTCATTGAATCGCTCAAGTCCGAAGCACGCGCGGATGGGCTGTGGAACCTCTTCCTGCCGGGCCCCGATCATGGCGCCGGCCTGAACAACCGGGATTACGCGCCACTGGCCGAATGCATGGGTCGCAGCCCGCTCGCACCCGAGGTGTTCAACTGCAACGCGCCCGACACCGGCAACATGGAAGTGCTGATGCAGTACGGGAGCGCGGAACAGCAGGCGCGCTGGCTGGAACCGCTGCTGGATGGCCGTATCCGCTCCGCCTTTGCGATGACCGAACCGGCGGTGGCCTCGAGCGACGCCACCAATATCGCCACGCGAATCGTTCGCGACGGTGACGACTACCGCGTGGATGGCCGCAAGTGGTGGACCACCGGGGCGATGGATCCGCGCTGCGCCTTCTTCATCGTGATGGGCGTGACGCAGCCGCAGGCGGCACCGCACGAGCGGCACAGCATGATCCTCGTGCCACGCGACACGCCGGGTGTCACCCTGGTGCGCCCCCTGACGGTCTTCGGCTACGACGACGCGCCGCACGGCCACGCCGAAGTACTGTTCGACAACGTCCGCGTGCCCGCCGCAAACCTGATTCTCGGCGAAGGCCGCGGTTTCGAGATCGCACAGGGGCGGCTCGGTCCCGGCCGCATCCACCACTGCATGCGCCTGATCGGCCTTGCCCAGCGCGCACTGGAAACGCTGGTGGATCGCGCCCAGACGCGCATCGCCTTTGGCAAGCCGCTGGCCGCCCAGGGCGTCGTCGCCCAGGCCGTGGCCGAGTCGCACTGCGCGATCGAGCAGGCGCGCCTGCTGACCCTTTCCGCCGCGGAGACACTCGACCGCCTCGGCAACAAGGCGGCGCGCGACGCCATCGGCATGATCAAGATCGTCGCCCCACGCATGGCCTGCGAGGTGATCGATCGTGCGATCCAGGTCCACGGCGCAGCGGGCCTTTCCGACGACACCTTCCTCGCCCATGCCTATGCGGCGGCCCGGGCCCTGCGCCTGGCCGATGGTCCGGACGAGGTGCACGTGGCCGCCCTGGCACGCTCCCTGTTCAAGCGCGGCGGACGGGTGCCCGCATGA
- a CDS encoding histidine phosphatase family protein, whose protein sequence is MLLGRAFVAWNDGHLADVMPESLDQFRERAARAARRAGTAAGDGTALVVSSGGAIARCAQALLDLDEPRTVELNLQLSNSGIVELWHEHGRWTLRRWNDLPHFAPSDLAQLRSFV, encoded by the coding sequence TTGCTGCTCGGTCGCGCGTTCGTCGCCTGGAACGACGGACATCTCGCCGACGTGATGCCCGAAAGCCTGGATCAGTTCCGCGAGCGTGCCGCACGCGCCGCGCGTCGTGCAGGTACCGCGGCCGGCGACGGCACGGCACTGGTCGTCAGCTCCGGCGGCGCCATCGCCCGTTGCGCCCAGGCGCTGCTGGACCTGGACGAGCCACGCACCGTCGAGTTGAACCTGCAATTATCCAATTCTGGCATTGTCGAACTGTGGCACGAGCACGGCAGGTGGACCCTGCGCCGCTGGAACGACCTGCCCCACTTCGCCCCTTCCGATCTCGCGCAACTGCGGAGCTTTGTCTGA
- a CDS encoding histidine phosphatase family protein, with product MMTHLLLVRHAQASFGTDDYDRLSDHGHRQANLLGSWLAAQPWRYTSIHAGNQRRHVQTLEALYAAAAAAQRVLPAMMVDADWNEFDHECLLRGYRAFAPDDPDLESLDHPLPTARG from the coding sequence ATGATGACGCACCTTTTGCTGGTGCGGCATGCCCAGGCCAGTTTCGGCACGGATGACTACGATCGTCTCTCGGACCACGGGCATCGCCAGGCAAACCTGCTTGGCAGCTGGCTGGCCGCGCAACCGTGGCGCTACACCAGCATTCACGCGGGCAACCAGCGCAGGCACGTGCAGACGCTGGAAGCGCTCTACGCGGCTGCGGCCGCCGCGCAGCGCGTACTGCCGGCGATGATGGTGGACGCGGACTGGAACGAGTTCGACCACGAGTGCCTGCTGCGCGGCTACCGCGCCTTCGCGCCGGATGATCCGGACCTGGAATCCCTCGATCACCCCCTTCCGACCGCACGCGGCTGA
- a CDS encoding DUF4426 domain-containing protein, whose translation MKSALMAFALAGLGLAALPATSRAEQLQRFDGYVVHYNAFTADQLAAEVAAAYKFQRSRRQGLVNITVQREKGAGEIEPVAATVTGTATNLVGQRTVLVMREIKEDGAIYYLGEFPVSGTDTLRFSIDVAPADSSKRHTLTFTQNFAD comes from the coding sequence ATGAAATCCGCATTGATGGCGTTCGCGCTTGCCGGCCTCGGACTGGCTGCCCTGCCGGCGACCAGCCGCGCCGAGCAACTCCAGCGGTTCGATGGCTATGTGGTGCACTACAACGCGTTCACCGCCGACCAGCTCGCGGCGGAAGTCGCGGCGGCGTACAAATTCCAGCGTTCGCGGCGCCAGGGCCTGGTGAATATCACCGTGCAGCGGGAAAAAGGCGCCGGCGAAATCGAGCCGGTTGCCGCCACTGTCACCGGCACCGCCACCAACCTCGTCGGGCAGCGCACCGTGCTGGTGATGCGCGAGATCAAGGAAGACGGTGCGATCTACTACCTGGGCGAATTTCCGGTCAGCGGCACCGATACGCTGCGGTTCTCCATCGACGTGGCGCCGGCCGACAGCAGCAAGCGCCACACCCTGACCTTCACCCAGAACTTCGCCGACTGA
- a CDS encoding YggT family protein — MSFFVEVAIMAVQLVFGIALFVAGLRIILPLSRARFSNPLCQLVYKVTNPLVGPLSQILPPYRKLSIAAVVLGWLIILVEVCVILLLLGTLPNLLLIPLSLGGLLYYLLGFAFWAIVIRAIMSFFTVDYSNPAVEVLYAITDPLLKPFDRLPPHNVGFNLSPMYAGFAIRVAMLLLTKLFGPYVVLFARL; from the coding sequence ATGTCATTCTTCGTGGAAGTCGCCATCATGGCGGTGCAGCTGGTCTTCGGCATCGCCCTTTTCGTGGCCGGGCTGCGCATCATCCTGCCCCTGAGCCGCGCCCGGTTCAGCAATCCGCTCTGCCAGCTCGTATACAAGGTGACAAACCCGCTGGTCGGCCCCCTGTCGCAGATCCTTCCGCCCTACCGGAAACTGAGCATTGCCGCGGTCGTCCTCGGCTGGCTCATCATCCTGGTCGAGGTCTGCGTCATCCTGCTGCTGCTCGGCACACTGCCGAACCTGCTGTTGATTCCACTGAGCCTGGGCGGCCTGTTGTACTACCTGCTCGGCTTCGCGTTCTGGGCGATCGTGATCCGCGCGATCATGAGTTTCTTCACGGTGGACTACAGCAACCCCGCCGTCGAAGTGCTCTATGCCATCACCGACCCCCTGCTCAAGCCCTTCGACCGGCTGCCTCCGCACAACGTGGGCTTCAATCTTTCCCCCATGTACGCCGGCTTCGCCATTCGCGTGGCCATGCTGCTGCTGACGAAACTGTTCGGCCCCTATGTCGTCCTGTTTGCCCGGCTGTAA